One window of Candidatus Methylocalor cossyra genomic DNA carries:
- a CDS encoding DUF2058 domain-containing protein, with product MSGLKEQLLKAGLISEQQLKRAQREQRKNNRQQGPQGRASEDAQRRQQALAEKAERDRQLNRQRQEEAQRKALAAQVRQLIETHRQGQGDGDTPFHFVDGKTVKRLYLSPPVREQVVRGQLAIVKLDQRYELVPAAIADKLRQRDPTCIVLQNPPTPPESTPEADDPYAAYRVPDDLVW from the coding sequence ATGAGCGGACTGAAAGAGCAATTGTTGAAAGCCGGGTTGATCAGCGAGCAACAGCTCAAACGGGCACAGCGCGAGCAGCGCAAGAACAACCGGCAGCAGGGCCCCCAGGGACGCGCCTCCGAAGACGCGCAGCGCCGCCAGCAGGCCCTCGCGGAGAAAGCCGAACGCGACCGCCAGCTCAATCGGCAACGGCAGGAGGAGGCCCAGCGCAAGGCCCTCGCCGCCCAGGTCCGGCAGCTGATCGAAACCCACCGGCAAGGGCAAGGCGACGGTGACACCCCGTTCCACTTCGTGGATGGCAAGACCGTCAAGCGCTTGTACCTGTCCCCCCCAGTCCGGGAGCAGGTGGTTCGCGGCCAGCTGGCCATCGTCAAGCTGGACCAGCGCTACGAGCTGGTGCCGGCGGCGATCGCCGACAAGCTCCGCCAGCGGGATCCCACCTGCATCGTCCTGCAGAACCCGCCGACGCCGCCGGAATCCACCCCCGAGGCCGACGATC
- a CDS encoding MlaD family protein — MPMPPRPRFLALALPLLAACGGDPLDLNLQVDSARGLKAGSPVLLGGQDAGRVTAVEPNPAGGYIAKLAVRPEFRERLTEGSQFQLVPDPWAADQRRIEVAPGQPDAPPLADHATVRSTLPAEPAYGFDQLLRGFAEGFGVVRERLERFRSQLERLPQSAEAQELQDQWARLQAEMQKAQEATEDSVKRDWIPKLQKEMDALEKRLEDLRLPAPRQGRTI, encoded by the coding sequence ATGCCCATGCCCCCTCGCCCGCGTTTCCTCGCCCTCGCCCTGCCGTTGCTGGCGGCCTGCGGTGGCGATCCGCTCGATCTCAACCTCCAGGTGGATTCCGCCCGCGGCCTCAAGGCCGGCAGCCCAGTGCTGCTCGGCGGGCAGGATGCCGGCCGGGTCACCGCCGTGGAGCCCAACCCGGCCGGCGGCTATATCGCGAAACTCGCGGTCCGCCCGGAATTTCGCGAACGCCTCACGGAAGGCTCGCAGTTTCAGCTGGTGCCCGACCCCTGGGCCGCCGACCAGCGCCGGATCGAGGTCGCCCCGGGCCAGCCCGATGCTCCGCCGCTCGCCGACCATGCCACGGTGCGCAGCACCCTGCCCGCTGAACCGGCCTATGGGTTCGACCAACTGCTGCGCGGCTTCGCCGAGGGGTTTGGGGTGGTGCGCGAGCGTTTAGAGCGCTTCCGCTCCCAGCTGGAGCGCCTGCCCCAGTCGGCGGAAGCCCAGGAGCTCCAGGACCAGTGGGCGCGCCTCCAGGCGGAGATGCAAAAGGCCCAGGAGGCCACCGAGGACTCGGTGAAGCGGGATTGGATCCCCAAGCTGCAAAAGGAAATGGACGCCTTGGAGAAGCGCCTCGAGGACCTCCGTCTCCCAGCGCCGCGCCAAGGTCGGACCATCTGA